The Larimichthys crocea isolate SSNF chromosome II, L_crocea_2.0, whole genome shotgun sequence genome segment attaaaaaaacattttccatgacGCTCAGGCACCAGCTTTTGTGGCCATACAAGGTCGTGAGAATTTTATGAGCTGTCTGTTTGAGTGGAGCGAATGAGCAGGTCCAGGTGTCTACACAAACTGTACTGATTCACTGCAGAGACGGGAAGCGAGTCACAGGCATGAGCTGACAGGCTATCATTCAGTTCAGCTTCTAGTTCTTGAGGCCAGATTTGTGAGATCTTTAAAATGTGCTTTGGGTGATCGGTTTGTTTCAAAGTATGCAAACAAGTATTGCTTGTTTAAGCTGTGTAACTTCTTCCTGGGAGAATAAAGCCAAAGGCACCAACACTTTTGACTGTTTGCCACCAAGTAATCTACCTGCAcgccttctgtctgtctctgagcgTGCAAATACACTTATCTAATActgtgttaaatattaaattaaggTCCTGTATTTTGGAAATGACGTAAGAAAAACACTGGTTGGAGCAgtacaaaaggaaaaagatgaACTGGCACTAATCCTTTGTGTTCATAACGGGAAATTATTAACCTCGAGATATTAACTTCTTCCTCTAACGCCTTTAAATAACtgtggacaaacaaaaaaaaaaaagctgctcttGTAATTAAGCTGACAATCTGGAAAGACGTCTGCTGCAGGACAAACTGTGCCGGAGCAGTGTTTATACTGTACTTTAAAACCCGTGTAACCCTTTCGACACCAAACAGAAGCCGTGCTGACTATGAGACACATGACAGAACCAGGAGTGTACTGAAGCCGCAGACCAGACACAAAAAGGACAGAAACACCAACACTGCAGCATCCTGAAGAAACAAGCACTAACGTCTCTGCATCGTAAAGAGAAATTCAACTATGAAATACTCAAAAGACAACAGGGAGAATCAGCGGTGGCagtgaaatgtgtctgtaaagtgtttgtatgtgaaaaGCTGCCAAACAGAAGCTCACAGTCAGGTGGCTCCTGATATTTTatgtcataaataaaaaaacttccTGTTCCTGGTCAGGCGGCAGCACTTTGTGCTTCCCTCTCTGCACTGAAATACTTGAAACGACGAGTTACTCTGCCCCCTGGTGCCAGTTCATCTACAAGACTGACCAAACTACAGGGCTCGGAAGAGGCCATCGTTTAAGTCGTGGGGTCAAACAGTTAGTGGGTGAATGAATGAACCGATTGATGGTAAATTAATCAACTATTTTTAATAAATCGGTTCATCGTCATTTATCAAGCGAGAATGCAAACTACTGACTGGATCCAGCTGTGAGGATTTCCTCTCTTTTACATGAATGGATGTTGGACAAGTTACTTAAGAGCATAATCTTGGGCAAGTcatattatttcataatttagAGACTTAAAATGAGGAAGAAAAGTTTACGTTAGATTTTGATTACTAAACGGTGTTCACATTTTGATTAAAATTATGTAAAAGCAGCAATGAATGTGGGAACAAAGTGTTTGTGGACAAGAGGAACACAAAGTCAGTTCAACACAAAGTGCCacatctaaaagaaaaaaataaatccagctgCTGATTTGAACGTTCCTTTAATCTAAATCATAAAACAAGCGGCAAAAGAttttgaggggggggggtaCATTTTATGGAAAATTTCAACTCGGAACAATAATcaggcagttttttttgttgtttttttttgttgtttttttaaccaatgttgacatcaaaacataaaacctGAGAGCTGCTTCGCTTGCTCTGAACGGAAAGCCCTCCTGTGACCGTAAAGGGGATGATGAGCGTCTTGTGCTTCTACAGTTTCAGTGCTGACATGAAAGTAAGGCATATTTCTACATGAGAAGCTGAAAGAAACTGAGCGAGGAGAAGTATACAGGTAACTGTGAGAGGGAGATCTGCAGGATGTTTTTGTAACGTTTCCACATTTTAGATTTGGATTTCTAGCTTTGGAGGTGTCTTAAAAACACTGACCTGTGTGAATTTTGTTGCAATTCAGTTcttaattttaataattaaagacaggtatttaaaaaaaagaaagaagcaaacaTCTTAAAATTGGATTTTGCATAGTAAAATATGCATTAATATACAAAGTCTGTGAGCGCAAGGCTACTAATCCCAACCAACAAAAGCTGCCGCTCACTCGCTGGCTTTCTGATTTGGTTTTTTTTTCGAGGGTGATTCGTGTCTTTCCACCTGAGCGACGTCCCTTCAGACGTCTCGCCCCTCAGCTGTGTGAATGATTCTGTGCCGCTTCAAGTGGTGCATGAGGATGAAGGTCTTCCCGCACAGCGTGCAGCTGTAGGGCCGCTCCCCGCTGTGCGTGCGCTGGTGGACCCTCAGACTGCTCTGCTGCGTGAACCTCTTCCCGCACTGTCCGCAACCGTACGGCTTCTCGCCCGTGTGCGTCCGGTGGTGTATGCTGAGGTGGGACGAACACTGGAAGTTCTTCCCGCACACCGTGCACCAGAACGCACGCTTTCTCTTGTGGCTTTGCTGGTGCAGCTTGAACTGGTGCAGGCGGCCGAACGCCTTGCCGCACTGCGAGCAGACGTAGCCCCGCGCCATGCCGGAGAGGGGTTTGTGCGGGGTGTGAGACGGGAAATTGCCTGATGTGAAAGTGTTGTGGGAGGGAGTTACGACTGGTCTATCTCCAGCTGCAGTCTCCCTCTCTGGGTGTTCGTCTGGCTGCCTTAGATGTGCAGCATGCGAGGGGTTCCTCTGTGAGTACATTTGTTCCTTCTGCCTGTCTTGCTGCGTACCCTGAGGTCTGGGTTGAAAATTGGACGACTGTGCGACGTCCTTCGGATACTCACTGTTGTACATCCCATTACACGGCCTCTGAGAGGACATCTGCTGGACACTCGCCGACTTGGTAGCGTTAGAAACCACGTGGGCATCAGAATGTTCCGGGAATGTGTTTGAGTACTCCTCTACCACACTAGAAAAGTCCGGAAAACCAGCATCGATCTCATCACCTTCAATGATGGACGACCAGAGCTGATTCTCTCGTTCATCCATGGAAAAGTCGGCAGCGAGTTGCGTCTGCTTCCCTGCGCTGTGCTGGCATCTGTCCTGACTGAATCCGGATCggttctcctccttctccatcttgACGGTGAACTGAAGTCCGCTGATGTCTCCTGCGAGCTGACCGGAGTTGTACAAGTCACCAAACTCTGAGGTTTTTTGGACGCCGACATCCGAATGGTTTAATTGACGGTTCTCTTCGAGCTGCTGGCTCTCTGGGGCATTAGCTGGATTAGGGTACTGCAAAGCAGAGCCTGTAAGAGACGGATATTAGGAAGGAAGTCAAGAGGGGTCAACCGAAAATGGAAAAAACCTTTTTGGATTTAACTCGTGCAAAATCCAGTTCTTTAACTCACCAATCGGCCCGGCAGAATCACTGATCCACAGTGTCTCATCTGGACTTTCTTCTTTAATTGTGAATGAAACAGTGGCGTCTTCAATATCAGGAAACTAGATGAAGTGAgaatttaaaaacaggaaaccactGTTAGAAACGTAACAGACACTTTGTGCTATCACAGTACTTGCCTGAAACCTAGATTTTATGATATGACCAGTGTTTTATTAGTGCACGAAAccaacaaatgacaaatgaatatttttatgcacatcgaaaaacaaaacaagctgcagaCACGTCGACTTATCGCTTCACAGAGTCGATCTGAGAAACATGTTAGCAGATAGTTGCATGCAataacttttctatttttagtttctgtttctgGCCACTGggcaaaataataatcaacGTTCACTATTTTGTTTGCTCGCCACCGACTGCTTGGTACTAAATCCTCCACCTTGTGTGGACACAACATCGATGCATGCGAACAGGCCGAGCCAAATTAGTAAAGCTGCagcaataaaaccaaaacaacggGCCAAAAGACTCAACAACGCTCCACTAGAGCCGAGATCGGCTGCAGAGGTGAGGTTCTTCTCGGAGCATCGTGCATCAAATATTAAGCCCATGCCAGACTTTTGACATATTTTTAGagattaaacaataaaaacatgaaaaattgGTATAAATTAATTATTGACACTCAAGTGTTCTCACTTCAATTGGGGCGGTATATATTAAAGGCAGATTTGGTGGACACTTACCCTACCACAGACCAGTTTTTGGATGGTCTTGGTGGACCTGGATGGTCTCAGCTGCCCACAAGCTGATTATTGTGATTAAAAGGTTTTGAGTTATAAAAACAAACCTTAATATCTCCTGTTGGGTGCGTACAGTTGGTCCCCACATCAGTTCCTCTGTCCATGTAGTTTTCTGGTGCAGAAAAGTGAGAATttaacacaaaatgacattaaacaCCTTAAAATGAGGTCATTTGGATCATAATTAACAAGGCGAGACACGTGAACGCATGCAAGAGTGCACGCTCTGTAACTGCAATCATGTGCGATACTTCCACATCAACATGCACGACGCATTAATTCACCAGTCGTCAATTAAAGAGCACAGATGAGGCGTTTGAGGGTCTTACCGAAGCCGCGCTGCAGCTGCGCGCTCTTGCTCTCCATCATGACTAATTTCCTCTTCAGCATCTCGTTCTCGCTTTGCTTTCTGGAGATCTCCAGGTGCAAAAACGCACATTTGTCATCGACCAGTTTGGAGATCTCTGTCACAGCTGCTTTGACCAAAACCTCCATTATTGAGGATAACTGGGTCTGGAAGGGAATGCACGTCGCCATGCTGATTCATGCAGAGTTGATATGCGAAGGAGAGacgtgacaaaaaaaaaggaaatccaCGCAGTGATTGCGTGGAAAATTGCGAAATAAAAAAGAAGCGACGCactaaatttttttttttttttttttttttttacatctgtgtgtctgGCTAGCTGGAAGCTTTTCTTCCGTGTAGCAGAGAGCTGTACCGTAAATACACGAGTAGAGACGCGGTGAAAATTGCAACCAacaaggaagagagaggggccTCCACCTTTGTTTGTCATCTCGTGGGTGTTTCaggtagaaataaaaaaaaaaaaggtgactcACCTTCATGAGGCTTGCTTTATGTGTAGCTGGGGCATCTCTGGCAGCACAAGATTGATGTTTGgttgaaaatatgaattcacATACTTCATAGATTAgattatatatactttattcatgCCACCACGGGggaatttacttgttacagcagcagaggaaactgtagcacacactacagaattagaaaaaagtagaaaaacgcaataaacagacagaaatatctataacctacaataaacacaaacaatcaaccttcaaaaacagacaagtactgaggataaaagtggcatgatgtataaaaagagtattgtaatgtaaagtgaccatagtgtaagaaatattgcaaagaaagtgaccatcatacaaataatattattgcaagagtagttaccatgatataaataatattacaaaagtaagtgaccatataaataaaaactgcaaggtataaatgaaataaaatagaaaaaagggatgaaggagctgctgaacCTCTccttacaccgtgggtgtagcagtctgctgctgaaggagctgctcagggaccccacagtgtcatgtagagGGCgagaggtgttgtccatgatCTATGGAGTCCAGAGAACAGTCCAGGACGGAGCTCGCTCTTCTAAAAAGTCTGttgagtctgctcctgtccctgtccgtgctgccctgtctccagcagaccacagcattcatgcttttctttttaaaaatgttactttattatttctcacatttctctgctGACAGATGCATCAGTCCTAAAAACACAACCCTGCCCTTCCAGTTTTGAAAACTATAGTTGCTCTAACTGTAATCGCCTCTGTTGACCTATGCAATAAAAGATTGATTCAAATGTACAATAACACCTATAAACTAGTTAACCAGTTACCATTTTAGTCTTTATTAGGACAAGTTGAATCATGGAGGATTTGTGACCCTAGAAAAAGTTCATCTAAATTGCTTGGGGTCCCTCAAGGATCCATATTGGGTCCTCCTTTGTTTAGTGAAGGTCAAATGAGTTCACGCTTTTTTCCAAGAAACCCTGGAAGAAAAATGAGGAACAAAAGAGGTGAAGGTTtaacaatcatttatttatttagttacaCTGATCATTAATAAAATAACCAGAGTGCCAGACTCCATCCACAATTCTTCgttttgaattgatttgaaaatacaaaaaaactaaaacagacaTTGACTCTTCTCATTTTTTCCAAACATAATTAACATCTTGTTTAATGTGATAAACTATTAATGTGAAGGTCATGTGATGCCTGTGAATCATGCTACGATTGATCGGTGATAGTAGTGCAGTAATCTACtgaatgaaaagcagaaaacactaTAAATTAAGGAAGAAAGAAGATGCATGATGCTGACTTTGTGAAAGGTGCATAACACTGCAGTGGCAGGGTTAGGGATTTCATTCCCATGTGAAAAATGTAGGCACTCATCACACTGTACTGACACTGATGGCCCTAGAAAGGTGCTCTTTCTGCAGGCTTACCTGGAGTGTTAGATTTGCTAAACTATTTTAATGACCTCCTCAAGTTCCTGCCAGCTGCTCCGAACAAATTCAGCCTGCACCATTAATTCAGGACCATTTAAAGCAATTTACTCAACCAGTATAATGGCTTTTTATATTATACTTTTCCATGTGCAATGCTCAACACTGGCTGTGTAATTTGCTCTATCTGATAACCAAAGTCATTAGTCAGGGCGGACTTAATAAATATCAGTCAAAGGTAACAACACAAGCGAAGAACAGCTGTAAGACTTTCCCCAACTCTTGTTGAATATGTTGACCCTGTGCATCACTGAGGTATTTCACGTTTCTTTAGTTCTACATAAATGCACACGTTTCCTGCACATAATCTAGATTAATTTATTGCAGTTACTCACTtctctcaaagaaaaaaaacaattttcattTGCCATTTTTGTTCAGTGGGAGGTCTGAAGTGTCTGAAATCTTGGCCAACAGAATATTGCACTAACATGCATACTTGAAGGCAAATAGTAATTTGAGGTATACAGTGCATTGCTGTATGAGGGTTTGTGCAGTTTAACTTTAAAAGAAGTGTTACCGTCTGCTTTAGCAACAGTAAACATCTCTAATGGCTTCAGCCTAAAAAAGTAGTGCCCGGACAGTATTctcttgaaaagaaaaaaacagttattgttCTAGATTAGATACAGAATACTGATGTAGATCCACATCCCAAAAATGTGTCTCAGTACTGTACAGGTACAAATGGTAGAAGGTCTTATCAAAGCTTGGCACATAAGAACCAAATTAAGAAGAAACCTGTCCTGTATCTCGAGCTGACTTGACAAATTCATGAACTTTGCATACTTTAATTTATTCTAGATCTAAACAGCCAAATCTCACCAAATACCGTTTAGCCAACAGGTATAGCGTGATATATGGCACATATCATCAAACCCTAACTGTGTCCTGGATAACAAGCATGTTTCCAATGAGGAAATTAAGCTTCAGTGAAAAATTCTTCCTTGTTCCTTGTCAAAGGGATTTCTAAAGACATATTATAGCAGATGACAATTCATTAGCAATGATTCGAGCAgcaagtaataaaaaaaaaaggatccagTGAACTATTTTGCTTATTTTCTCAACATAATCATAATTGATTCAACTTTGTCTTACTCTATATTTGTTCATCCAAGGCCAATGCTGTAGTGGCTCTTTGCCTGTCATGTTTGTGAACCACGGCATTAAAAAAGGAGGACGAGACAACTTTAGTTTGCCTGAAAACGGTCGAGTTACAGTCCGCAGTATGGATGTGCCATACTTTTAGTAGAGACCGCACAATGACTTGGACTGGCTTATGTTTTCTAGTACTGGTGATGAGTTTGAGTAACGGCTCTGGACAGCTTCAATTGCTACTTAAAGCACTCAACTATGTTTGGTTTCTCACGAAAGGCCAAATCTGGACAGTTTCAAGCAAAAGCAAAGAACAACCGTGCCAACAACACTCAATCATGTTTGGGTCGAGTGGGTCGAAGtagcaagaaaacattttgtgcaaAGTACTTGAAAGGTGACGGACGTTAAACGGACTGTTTTGGATTGTAATTAATGctgcaaataaatataaaaatgcctTTTGTTCCTCTGCTTTAGCTTCTGGACGTTCTGTGATTTGTCGACCGTGAGAAAGTCACACGCACTTTGTCATGTCGGACAGTGATGAGGCTCGATcgtgtgcagtgtttttctttgtgtctatCGCAAACTgactttattttacatgcagtTTAAGGTGCAACTTCAAGATGCTCATCTGACTGAACATCTTACCACATATCTCACAGCTGAAGGATTGCTCTGTGAAACTTTTACACTGGTGCCtctgaaaaaaactgaaactataAAAGCTTTGGCCGCAAGTCGAGCATATAAAGCAGTTCTGCCCGGTGGCGTCCACGACACAGTTGACTTCGTGGTTGCCTGAAGCGGTCATATTAAATTCAAACACACCTCCCTCGTGAGTCCTGTCACTCACTGCATTGTATTCAGTCAAAGTCACCTCCTGTGTGATATGTTGATCTTGCAGCTCAGGTGCAATATCAGAGCTTCTTGCTTGCATCCCCATCAGTGAATACTGATCACCGTGCATCAgttcctccttttctttgtgGTCTAGAAAAGGCAGATCTTTGTTTGGTGAGGTGTATCCCGGCTGCTCGTTGGCCGCTCCATCAGCAGAGCTGAGGTGGTACTTCACATCATGTAGAAGTACACAGACGTTTTGTTCAGTGGCATCGCCGCACTTCTCTACAGCCGATGTCCACAGCTGACTTTGGTCTGGTGCTCCTGTGCCGTTATCAGTCCCAGCCTGACTAAGAGTCTGAAAATCTTCCCCGTTCGGCTCCAGTTTTACCATCAATGTTTGCACGCCACCTGGCTGGCTGACCAGCTCTTCTTCTAAAGCTGCCAGTCCAGTTTTGGGTTCTGCCAGGTTCTTCGATGGTTGATTATCTGGCATTGTAAACATCAGGTGATGGGCCTCCAGAACGTCAGCGTTCTCCCCTTTACAGAAAAGAAAGGCAATGGGATGAAATCAGCAAACAGTGGTAACAGATGAACATTTTTGTGGATGATCAGgttaataatgaattatttaaataatcatGAGGAATGACAGTGTATATCTCGTACCGTTTCTGTGCGTCTTCATGTGGCCCTTGAGGCTGCTCTTCTGATTGAAGCACCTCCCACAGATATGGCAGCCGTACGGCTTCTCCCCGGTATGGATCCGTAAATGTCTTTCAAGGTGGCCGGCACGCTCGAAGACTTTGCCACAGTACGAGCAGACGAAGCACTTCTTTGGTTTGATCACCTGAAAAGACCTGCTCGCTCTCTGTTGGTGGTGATTCAGCGTGGCTCCCGTCATACCGTGCAACCCTGCTTCGCTCGATACCATCAGCGTGTCTGAGGATCCGTAGGGTGTTTGGGGCATGCTGTTTTTGAGTTCCCCGTATGGTTTCCCTGGAAAGGAAAATGTGCTGCAAGAAGCCTCGACTGGCGGCGGGAGCAGCTGAGCTATCCCCGGGAAGGACGTCATACTCTGCGCTGAGCCGCCGAGATACTCTGCGCTGCCGATCTCCGTGTTGTTTTGTCCTTGTATTCTGGATATCCACTGCTGGCTGTCTCTCTCAAACGTTGTGAAGTTCTCGCTGAGGTCATCTACTCTGTCCATTGTCTGCTCGCTTCCTCTGTGGAACAGCGGTTGTGCTATATTCTCCTCCGCAGGCTCAGATTTTACGTGGACGGGTGTCGGGAGGATGTCCTCATTCTTAGGTAGGCCATCTTCCACCTTCATCTGGCTCTCTTCCTCCGGGCGATGAGTATCCGTGCATGGATTCACCTCGGGAATCTGCTTCTGTTCGCACGCTTGGATCTCGACGGGTCTCGGCTGAATACCTGTTAAAGTAGAAAGAATCCTCATAAGCGTTTTTAATCACCGGCTTTAACAGAAAGAGGTCAAACGCTTTCAGCATTAAACGCttttcaacattaaacatgtgGTGTGGTCATGATGAAGATTACCATCCCgtcaaataataaatgcagtttaatATATGCACCATAAacactcccctcctcctccgggCTGCTAACAGCGTCTACGTCAGCGACTGTCTCAAGATCGTTTTCCGGATTTGTCAGCAACATTGTTTACTTGAGAAAATTGGAACAGCGACAAATGCACTTGTGCTATAAATAACTAATCTTTATTCATGAGGTGATCTCTCCTGGAGTAACCACAGGATTGGGCTGCATGGCTTCAGCCAGTTCAGATTAGGTGTTCAGTTGCTTTAACTTGATATTTCAAAATGCCGACATCCTTAAAAAGTTATATCCTCTAAGAATTcaacattaaaaagacaaaaccttTGCGAGCGACAACAGAACAGAGGCGTCTTTTCACACGGCAAAATTCATGTGCCCgctgcagctttatttattaGGCGTGACATTTATTAAAGGTGTCATCTACGATCTAAATTGAACCCAGAAAGAGATGCATCAGAAACCGGGTGGCTCACCACCTCTATTAAACAACTTCGTGGGGAAAACcttgataaaaatatatatcttgtTAAAACTGTCTGCATGCATGGGGCGGGTGTTTCTTGCACAGTTAGGGTCGCATAAATGACACCtaatgcattttattgataTGTTAAAATGAGCAAATTTAAGATCGTAAGCACCTAAAggttatttatttcactgtggTATGGCATGAGCACGAACTGAGATGTGAGCCCGGTAATTAATACCCAATGCCGGTGCTTTCCTGGGAGTGAGGATGTAAAAGGCCTGGTCTTCTTATCAGCGAGCCAGGCGAGCACAGCTGTCAGCGGGGCACTTTTAAGtcaccgccatcctcccccttCGTTTACTGTCGTCTCGCCCTAACCACATACTGttagtttttctttgcttgtgaGACAGAGGAATGTCACAGACAGAGACTGCCAGCTGTGAATTGAACCAGGActccaagagagagagagagaggacaaaaatAACACCAAGAAATACAACTAGCTCCCTGTGCCAACAGGTCCCGACCACCTGACCGcatttattttcagacatttattCAGAGAATATCGCCTGAGTGCCTTACTCTGCATGTACATCTAATCTGAGGGGCACTTCAGGACTTGTTGCTCTAAAAGTGACTTGTTGACAAAAGTGTTGTACTTACATCTTCTGTGAATCTTCATGTGCTCCTTCAGGCTGCATTTCTGATTAAAACGTCTCCCACAGATCTCGCAGCGATACGgtttctcacctgtgtgaatccTCTTGTGCCTCTCGAGGTGCCCGGCACGCTCGAAATATTTACCGCAATAAGGACAGAAGAAGCCCTTCTTGAACATCAACCTCTTCACCGTCCTCCTGCGCACGGCGTTGTACAAGTTACGGTACGGACTGTAACCCAGCAGCCCGCGGCTGAACGGGCTGTGCTGAAACCCGCCGGAGCTGCTACAGGGCGTGGACAGTCCGGCGTCCAGAGAAGATTCAGGAAGACACAACATGGAGTTCTGCCCTAAATTTAAATAATCTGACTCGTTGCGTGGTGTCTGCGCTTGCGTTGCGGGCCTCCACTGAGCGCTGTCCGTTTCGTACAAGGCCAGCTGCTCAGGTTGTCCTCTGGCCTCTTCGCTTACTTCTTCCACGGGTTCACATTTCACCTGCACCTCAGGTACGGACAGGCTGTTCTGGTCCTTATCAGCGTGTGCCTGCTCATCACCAACGtcactctgactctgactgtCTGTGGAGAGGCAGTGATAAAGTTGTGCGTTAGCTGAGAGTTGTTGAGCGTTGACTGAGGCACATCTTTTGTGGATCTCACACTTTCATTTCACACTGTTCCAGTTCTGAAAACCAAGTTTTGGTTTCAAAAAAGCAGTTACATAATATCTCTATTgtcaggtttaaaaaaacaggacaccactgtctgaaataaaacagctgcattGTTTTGAAACCGACATTTTATCATTGGTaagggtcacggtggggctgggCCTTTTCccactccacacagaaaggctcaACCACTGATACATGATCAATTCATCAGAAATTAAACCcacaataactgatttttttaggCCACGtgaaacaagttgtgaacactGACATGTCATCGCCTTTTAAAGACGACATAGTGAACGTCTACCTGGGCGAACGCCaactcttttagctctgtttttggtctccaccatctccagaCTGGCTCTCTTAGTCGCTTTAACATCAGCTAGTTACTGACTTTGTCTGACGCTTTCGTGCTGGGAAGGGAGTGTTCAGTGAAAACaacttcctgctgcagcagaaacaactCTATTAGAGAGAGTCATTCAACACATTGTCATTCGATACGCTGTTATTGTTAAATATTAGTTTGTTGTTGGGTAAACAGAGAGATACGAGAGGAAACTAAAGTCATCACCTGTGCATGGGGGATTGATTTCCTACCTAAGCCCCTGACACACTAAATTATGACTTATAATTAAAGTAAAACGggcaaaaacacataaaatttaaataatctaTTAACAAAAAGGACTTTTTAAGCAAACTACCTGCATGTTAGGACCTTTAACATCCACTGGatgaatatgtttatgttaaatatgttgcaaacattctgcatactgtgaacTTTTGCACTTGCCTGGCAAATgctttgcacattcctgcacagaGTGCATGGCTCTTTTCATCCCAACACCACATATGCACACgtgtatttatattgtttatatttcttGTGGATATTTGTGCAGGTAATTTGCAGAGATGTTACAACAGTCCTCAAATGCAAACACCAAGGTCAGGAGGTTTGTGCATCAGTGTAGCTGCAGTATCATTCAGATCTGTGCATGCATAACGCAGAATATGAATACAGTGTTTGGATCTCACCATCTCTGCCCTGGTTGTCCGGTCGCAGGGTCACTCTCTCCTGGGCTGATCTCAGCTCGTTGTGCAGGACCTCCACGTTGCTCTTCAGCTTCTTGATCTCGTTGTCCCGCTGACAGATCTCCAGGCGCAGCACCACCATGCCATCCTCCACAACTTTGGCGATTTCAGCCACGGCTGCTTTGGATAAGGCGTCGATGATGGAGGCGACCT includes the following:
- the LOC104936492 gene encoding uncharacterized protein LOC104936492, with the translated sequence MSFPSSPSLGPQVAAIMDVLAKAAVAEITKLLEDGTVVLRLEMCRKDAEIQELRRSLKMMEDELCKATTRDPEDGPERAAEEGQVRQKDEEEDQEIHAACLEPKTADSLCEPQRGAEESCDMRPVVKHEPADELATQETTDKTATAEVCFETEERGEPLWPPPACAMFEKGSVAMQQHMQILSPRTEQYVAHRNPESSYNSLSTNAEEIPQDSLSVPIKVEANVQPMCMGSSTAGDEQFTHASVSQDQCLQSALRQDGPSLAPPHAQRSTLGPNVLGRDNLRAKRLINVWRTNQKLFICSLCNKGFPRLSQLEEHKVTHQPFKPFRCLECGKSFTQKTRLKTHQSVHTGERPFSCKICGKMFSRQDNCLRHERFHSGLKPYSCGQCGKSFTVLGNLKIHQEIHLQGRLRCCATFLPSNFKACSVTLRGFEMLNSVALRAQVASIIDALSKAAVAEIAKVVEDGMVVLRLEICQRDNEIKKLKSNVEVLHNELRSAQERVTLRPDNQGRDDSQSQSDVGDEQAHADKDQNSLSVPEVQVKCEPVEEVSEEARGQPEQLALYETDSAQWRPATQAQTPRNESDYLNLGQNSMLCLPESSLDAGLSTPCSSSGGFQHSPFSRGLLGYSPYRNLYNAVRRRTVKRLMFKKGFFCPYCGKYFERAGHLERHKRIHTGEKPYRCEICGRRFNQKCSLKEHMKIHRRCIQPRPVEIQACEQKQIPEVNPCTDTHRPEEESQMKVEDGLPKNEDILPTPVHVKSEPAEENIAQPLFHRGSEQTMDRVDDLSENFTTFERDSQQWISRIQGQNNTEIGSAEYLGGSAQSMTSFPGIAQLLPPPVEASCSTFSFPGKPYGELKNSMPQTPYGSSDTLMVSSEAGLHGMTGATLNHHQQRASRSFQVIKPKKCFVCSYCGKVFERAGHLERHLRIHTGEKPYGCHICGRCFNQKSSLKGHMKTHRNGENADVLEAHHLMFTMPDNQPSKNLAEPKTGLAALEEELVSQPGGVQTLMVKLEPNGEDFQTLSQAGTDNGTGAPDQSQLWTSAVEKCGDATEQNVCVLLHDVKYHLSSADGAANEQPGYTSPNKDLPFLDHKEKEELMHGDQYSLMGMQARSSDIAPELQDQHITQEVTLTEYNAVSDRTHEGGVFEFNMTASGNHEVNCVVDATGQNCFICSTCGQSFYSFSFFQRHQCKSFTEQSFSCEICGKMFSQMSILKLHLKLHVRISMATCIPFQTQLSSIMEVLVKAAVTEISKLVDDKCAFLHLEISRKQSENEMLKRKLVMMESKSAQLQRGFENYMDRGTDVGTNCTHPTGDIKFPDIEDATVSFTIKEESPDETLWISDSAGPIGSALQYPNPANAPESQQLEENRQLNHSDVGVQKTSEFGDLYNSGQLAGDISGLQFTVKMEKEENRSGFSQDRCQHSAGKQTQLAADFSMDERENQLWSSIIEGDEIDAGFPDFSSVVEEYSNTFPEHSDAHVVSNATKSASVQQMSSQRPCNGMYNSEYPKDVAQSSNFQPRPQGTQQDRQKEQMYSQRNPSHAAHLRQPDEHPERETAAGDRPVVTPSHNTFTSGNFPSHTPHKPLSGMARGYVCSQCGKAFGRLHQFKLHQQSHKRKRAFWCTVCGKNFQCSSHLSIHHRTHTGEKPYGCGQCGKRFTQQSSLRVHQRTHSGERPYSCTLCGKTFILMHHLKRHRIIHTAEGRDV